The following proteins come from a genomic window of Flavobacterium eburneipallidum:
- a CDS encoding DUF2490 domain-containing protein, with the protein MANKVKSFCFLLILFLSANANSQKTDTGNWFLYFGNQKINDRWNFHNEVQYRNFNFAGDLEQLLLRTGIGYNLTENNNNLLLGYAYVHSEPYIAGTNDKFSTNEHRVFQQFITKQQFGSVNIQHRYRFEQRFIEEDFKMRLRYFLSLNVPINKKIMEKNAIYLSAYNEIFINTKSNYFDRDRIYGGLGYCFNKNFKMETGLMSQIQQNSSRTQFQIMFFNNLPF; encoded by the coding sequence ATGGCAAACAAGGTAAAATCATTCTGTTTTTTACTGATACTATTTTTATCAGCAAATGCTAATTCACAAAAAACAGATACAGGAAATTGGTTTCTGTATTTCGGGAATCAAAAAATAAACGATCGATGGAATTTTCACAACGAAGTGCAATATCGCAACTTTAATTTTGCTGGTGATTTGGAGCAATTATTATTAAGAACAGGAATTGGTTATAATTTGACTGAAAATAATAATAATCTTTTGTTGGGATATGCTTACGTTCATTCAGAGCCTTATATAGCAGGTACGAATGATAAATTCAGTACAAATGAACACCGAGTCTTTCAGCAATTTATAACCAAACAACAATTTGGTAGCGTAAATATTCAGCACCGTTATCGTTTTGAACAACGCTTTATTGAGGAAGATTTTAAGATGCGTCTGCGTTATTTTCTTTCTTTAAATGTTCCAATTAATAAAAAAATAATGGAGAAGAATGCTATTTATCTTTCAGCTTATAATGAAATTTTTATTAATACGAAGTCCAATTATTTTGATAGAGATCGTATTTATGGGGGTCTTGGCTACTGTTTCAATAAAAACTTTAAGATGGAAACAGGTCTAATGTCACAAATTCAGCAAAATTCCAGCAGAACTCAATTTCAAATTATGTTTTTTAATAATTTGCCTTTTTAG
- the rsmG gene encoding 16S rRNA (guanine(527)-N(7))-methyltransferase RsmG produces the protein MDEILKHFPYLTDIQKEQFEKLDFLYHDWNAKINVISRKDIDELYTKHILHSLGIAKVVKFEPGTYVLDVGTGGGFPGIPLAILFPETRFYLIDVIAKKIKVVQAVAEALELKNVKAEQKRAELVKGDFDFIVSRAVTNMPDFVSWIKTKIKKQNKHELKNGILYLKGGDLTEELKDFPKATEYNLADFFEDEFFETKKVVHLPLKFVAN, from the coding sequence ATGGATGAGATTCTAAAACATTTCCCTTATTTAACTGATATTCAAAAAGAACAGTTCGAAAAACTGGATTTTTTATACCACGATTGGAATGCCAAAATCAACGTTATTTCCCGAAAAGATATTGACGAATTATACACCAAACACATTTTGCATTCGTTAGGAATTGCCAAAGTTGTCAAATTCGAACCAGGAACTTACGTTTTAGACGTTGGAACTGGGGGAGGATTTCCGGGAATTCCATTAGCAATTCTTTTTCCGGAAACTCGTTTTTACCTTATTGATGTGATTGCCAAAAAAATAAAAGTCGTTCAGGCTGTTGCCGAGGCGTTGGAACTCAAAAATGTAAAAGCCGAACAAAAAAGAGCTGAATTGGTAAAAGGTGATTTCGATTTTATCGTGAGTCGTGCAGTGACCAATATGCCTGATTTTGTTTCTTGGATAAAAACCAAAATCAAGAAACAAAACAAACACGAACTCAAAAATGGAATTCTCTATCTGAAAGGTGGTGATTTGACCGAAGAATTAAAAGATTTTCCAAAAGCAACCGAATATAATTTAGCCGATTTTTTCGAAGATGAATTTTTTGAAACCAAGAAAGTAGTGCATTTGCCTTTGAAATTTGTAGCTAATTAG
- a CDS encoding fatty acid desaturase family protein produces MNNVAPTFAKQDSLKFFRTLNSRVNSYFKENNIPKTGNWKIHLKTVILFTVFLVPYFLILTLPMPFWAHLLLTFVMGVGMAGIGMNVMHDANHGSYSTKSWVNKFMGGTIYVLAGNVHNWQVQHNVLHHTYTNIIGHDEDLEAGRIMRFSKEAEWHKFHKYQQYYAVFLYGLLTFNWAITTDFKQMSNYIKRKLSYGEPKSPKILWTTLIITKIIYLAIWMVLPMVLGIVWWKVLVGFFVMHYTAGLILSIVFQLAHVVDEAANPVPNEEGEMENTWAIHQLYTTVNFAPKNKIVNWYTGGLNHQIEHHIFPHISHVHYGKIAKIVKETAKECQLPYYEYKTMTAAVVAHFKHLKELGMKPALQ; encoded by the coding sequence ATGAACAACGTTGCTCCTACATTTGCAAAGCAAGACAGTCTAAAGTTTTTTAGAACGCTTAACTCTCGAGTGAACAGCTACTTCAAAGAAAACAACATACCAAAAACTGGCAATTGGAAAATCCATTTGAAGACTGTAATTCTTTTTACCGTTTTTCTTGTGCCTTATTTTTTGATACTTACTTTACCAATGCCGTTTTGGGCGCACCTTCTTTTGACCTTTGTTATGGGAGTTGGAATGGCTGGAATCGGAATGAATGTAATGCACGACGCCAATCACGGTTCGTATTCGACCAAAAGCTGGGTAAATAAATTCATGGGCGGAACGATTTATGTTTTGGCAGGAAACGTCCACAATTGGCAAGTACAACACAACGTTTTACATCATACTTACACCAACATCATTGGTCACGACGAAGACTTGGAAGCAGGAAGAATTATGCGTTTCTCTAAAGAAGCAGAATGGCATAAATTTCACAAGTACCAACAATATTATGCGGTTTTTTTATATGGTTTATTGACTTTCAATTGGGCAATTACGACTGATTTTAAGCAAATGAGCAATTACATTAAAAGAAAATTGTCTTATGGCGAACCAAAAAGCCCCAAAATTCTTTGGACAACTTTAATTATAACTAAAATAATTTATTTAGCCATTTGGATGGTTTTACCAATGGTTCTTGGGATAGTGTGGTGGAAAGTTTTGGTTGGTTTTTTCGTAATGCATTATACAGCTGGATTGATTTTGAGTATTGTATTCCAATTGGCTCATGTTGTTGATGAAGCCGCTAATCCTGTACCCAACGAAGAAGGCGAAATGGAAAATACTTGGGCGATTCATCAATTGTACACCACCGTTAATTTTGCTCCAAAAAACAAAATCGTAAACTGGTACACGGGAGGATTAAACCATCAGATTGAGCATCATATTTTTCCACACATCAGTCACGTGCATTATGGAAAAATTGCAAAAATCGTTAAGGAAACAGCCAAAGAATGTCAGCTTCCATATTACGAATACAAAACAATGACAGCAGCTGTTGTTGCTCATTTCAAACATTTGAAAGAACTGGGAATGAAACCCGCTTTACAATAA